In the genome of Acidobacteriota bacterium, the window CCAGTCGAAGACCTTGTCTAGGCCGGACTGGATGAACAATATCGCGACCAGCAACGCACCGAGCAGAGCGGGAAGGTTTTTGACTGTTTCGCCGAACTGCATTTACTTTCGAGCTTTCGCCATGATCGCTTCGATCTCGTCCGGATCTTTCGTGACGCCGGCAGTCAGGTTGATGTTGCCGGTTTCGGTGACGACCACATCGTCCTCGATGCGGACGCCGATGCCGCGGTATTTGGCTGGGGCGGATTTGTCATCGGGTGGAATGTAGAGTCCGGGCTCGACAGTTAGAGCCATTCCAGGAGCATATGGCCTCGACTGGCTGGCTTGTTGATCGATGTAATAGCGTCCGGCGTCGTGTACATCGAGGCCGAGCCAATGGCCGACACCGTGCATGTAGTATTTCAGGTATGCCTTTTTCTTGATCAGGTCCTGCGTTTTTCCTTTAAGCAGACCTAGCTGTTTCATGCCTTCGGTGAGCAGTTCGATCGAATATTCCTGACGCTTTTGATGCGTATTTCCAACCACAGTGAAATCGATGCATTTGCGCTGAACATCGAGCACAACGTCGTAAACCTCGCGCTGAGCTTTGGTGAATTTGCCGTTCACGGGAAATGTGCGTGTGATGTCCGACGCATAGCCTTCATACTGCGCTCCGGCGTCGATCAGGATCAGGTCGCCGTCTTTGAGCGGCATGTTGTTTTCAACGTAATGCAGGATCGTCGCATTGTCGCCGCCGCCGATGATCGAGTTGTACGCAACGCCCGACGCTCCGCGGTCTTTCATGTACGCTTCCATGAAAGACTCGACCTGGCCTTCGTTCATCCCGGGCTTAACTTTTTTCATAGCAAGCACGTGTGCTTCGGCGGCGATGTCGGCGGCCTTCTGCATCAGGGCGATCTCTTCCTTGTCTTTGTGAAGCCGCATTTCGCCGGTGATGATCGTCGGATCTTTGATCGTGTGTGGCGGATATGCTGTTTTCAGACGGCGAACACGCTGCTCGGTCAGATAGCCGAGGATCGCCTGGTCGAGCTTAGAATCGACCGCGAAGCGATAATAAAGTACGTCATGTCCGTCGAGTATCTTGCCAAGATCGGCGGGGAATTTCTCGATCGAAAATGCTTTATCAGCACCGTAATTCTTCACCGCACCTTCGACACCCTGGCGGCGGCCGTACCACGTTTCCATCAGCGGGTCGCGTGGACGAACGTATAGCGTGAACGGCTTTTTCGCGTTCGGGTTGATAACGGCGATCGCGTCCGGTTCCGGAAACCCGGTCAGATATCGAAAATCGGGGTCCTGATGAAACTTGAACTCAGTATCATAGCTTCGGGTAACTTCGTGTGCCGCCGGAATGATCGCAATGGAATTCTCATCCATCTGCTCGATAAATCGCTTTAATTGGTTACGCATAATGACAAAAGTGTAACCCAAAGCAGCAACTCGGCAAAGAGAGGGATACGCTCAATTGTTGACCGATCCACGCGTCTCACTTCAGTGGACAAAGTGAGACGGCTTAAAATGTTCTTTTTCAGGTACTTACGGTTAAATATCGTCTCATTTGCAAAAATTACAACGTCATCAGTGAGACGGAGCCTTTCGACGGATCGGCCAATACCTCGTCTGCGATTCTGCATTAGCAAATTGTTGCACACATAAGACATTTTGTCAAGTACGGATAGATAGAAAGATAGTGCCGAAAAGCTACCGAGTGTTCGCAATTTCCCGCACCATCTGCGTTCCTGCTCTGTAAATTGCTGTTATAATTCTCGGCAAATTGCTCGAGAAAAGGAGAGATAGAAATGAAGAAGATATTATTGCTCGCCGCCGTTGCTCTGATCGCAACAACAGCAGCTTTTGCTGACATTGCTCGTCCGGAAAAATCGCCTAATAGTGTCGAAAAGCCCAAACCGGGCGTCTCCACGACGATGGAGATCATGATGGACAAATCCGCGAAAGAAGCAAAATTGCTTATTCCCAAATCGCAGATCAAACAGCTCCGAGCCGAACTCGAAACACTCGACGACGACAACGGCAACACTGCCGCCGCGACCGGCGGATTCACCCGTTTGCAGACGATCGTCAGCGGAGCGTTTTTAAGCCTGGCCTTCGTTTTTGGCGGAATGTGGTTCGTGCGTTCCGGCAAGGCTTCGACAAAAGGCGGCAAAGCTCTCGCGGCTGCTGCAATTCTGGGCGGCATCGGAGCGGCGACGACCGTCGTTTTCGCAAACGTCGGCCCACCACCAGCCGCTCGTAACATTACGAGTAAGCTGTTCGATCAAAAGATCTTCAAGCCATACGGCTTTGCGTACGGCAAGATCAAGATCGAGACGACCGAAGGCAATCAGGTCAAGCTGATCGTTCCGGATGTCACGGAAACTCCCGCCGGCGAATAATCAATGCAGGAGATCAGCAGCGCCAGGATTGAGTTCACAAGCGCACACGTCTTTTTGGGCGCGTTCGTGGCGGCGTGTGCGATTGCGGCCGTCCTGATCGGGAGCTTTCCGCTCGGGGCGTCGATCGTGACGATCTTTTTGTTTGCGGGTGTTCACAATGTGATGGAATTTCGCTATTTCGTCGCACGAATGCCGCTCCGTTGGGGACGATCGAGAGTTTTTTACACAGTTGGTATCGGCGGCGTGATCGTGCTGGCGGCGTCATATCTGACGCTCTATTTCGCGAGCGGCAACTGGTTGTGGAGCAGCGAAAGCTGGGCGGTTTTTGCGGCTTCGTGGAACACGGCTTTCGTGCTATGGCTCGGGCTTTTATTCTATCTCCGGGGCAAACAGCGGCCAAAAAGCGATTGGGCGTGGGCATTTCCGGCAGCGTTTCTGCTCGCGGCTCTGGCGTGGATCGTACCGCAATATTGGAGCCTGGCTCTGGTTTACATTCACCCGTTCGTCGCGATGTGGTTTCTCGAACGCCAGATACGCCGCACAAGACCGGACTGGCTGCGGGCATATCATTTCTGCCTTGCCTCAATTCCAGTTTTTGTCGTAACGCTCTGGTTCGCGATCGGCAGCCAGCCAAATCTCTCGGAGGACACAAACCTTTTCTGGCGGATCACACAGCACGCTGGAAGCCAGATACTACCGGGCATTTCGAGCCATTTTCTGGTTGCGACGCACGTTTTTCTCGAATCCATCCATTACTTTGTCTGGATATTGCTGATACCGCTGATCGATCGTCGGGCGATACCGTGGAAACTGAGCGAGATACCGCTTTTTCGTAGCAAAGGTGGTTTTCCAAAGTTGGTTGGGCTTGCCTTGGCGGTCGCGATGGCGGTCGCGATTGCTCTTTGGGCTGGATTTTCGGTCGACTACACGATTACGCGCGATATTTATTTTGCATTCGCCATTGGACACGTTCTGGCAGAGTTTCCGTTCCTTATAAAAATGCTTTAGCCCGCGAATATACGCGAAAGAACGCGAAAAGCTTTTTCAGAAATCTTTCGCGTTTTTTCGCGTATTTCGCGGGTAAATCCTTATGATCCTTTTTGACGAGGTCAGTTTTGTTCAGACGCAGAATCTGCCGCTGGGTGAGCTGTGGTATTTTTTGCCCTTTGGTTATCTGGTGACGATCCTGATCGAGACGCCGGTGCTGCTCGTCGGGCTATCGCCAAAGGTGGCGATAGTTCAGCGGTTGCGGTGCGGCGTTTGGCTGACGGCGTGTACTTATCCGATCGTGGTTCTGGTGCTTCCGGCGATCTTTTTTGATCAGTCGAGGGCGTTGTATCTGACGGTGGCAGAGATATTCGCTCCCGTTGCCGAGTGCTTTCTGTTTTGGCTCGCGTTTCGCGGTAAAGATCTGCTCGAATCAAAAGATTGGATACGCTGCATGATAGCGATCATCATCGCGAATCTTGCGTCGTTCGGATTTGGCGAGATAATGAATGCATACGGCTGGTTTGGCCTTTTTTGAGGTTATGCGAAGTTTACGGTTTTCATTCACATTTCTTTGGGTGCTTTTTGCAGCGAGCTTTTGCTTCGGGCAAACAGCTTACGAAACCTATTCGAACGCCCGCTTTGAGTACGATCTAAAGTATCCCGCGGATATCTTTACGCCTCAGGAAGAAGCTCAAAACAGCGACGGACGTGCTTTTCATTCGAAAGACGGTACTGCAAAAGTTCTGGTTTGGGGACAATACAATGCTCTTTTAAAAACTCTCAAAACAGCCTACAACGCTGATCTAAAAAGCCATCCGAAAGGAGTCAGCTATAAAACTCTGCTGAAAGACGGGTACGTCATCTCGGGCGTAAGCGGCGGCAAGATCTTTTATCAAAAGACGATGCTCAATGGAAAAGACGGCGATGGCGGAGCTGTTTTTGCGACGTTCTTGATCGAATACAAAGCGGCTGACAAAACAAAGTTCGATCCCATAGTCCGCAAGATGGCCGCATCGTTCAAATTCAACTAAATGCCGCCATCGGAACAACAATTACGCATCACCGAGATCTTTCTCTCGATCCAGGGCGAATCGTCGCACGCCGGGCGGCCGTGCTCGTTCGTGCGTCTCACCGGCTGCCCGATGCGTTGCGTTTGGTGCGACAGCGAATACACTTTCACCGGCGGCGAAAAGATGTCGTTTGACGAGATCTTCGCAAAGCTCGATGAATTCGGATGCAAACTCGTCGAGGTCACCGGCGGCGAACCGCTGGCTCAAAAGAACGTATTTCCATTCATCACGGAGCTCTGCGACCGCGGTTACGAGGTGCTGATCGAAACCGGCGGCTTTGTCTCCACCGAAAATGTCGATGAACGGGCCAAGATCATTCTCGACATAAAATGCCCTACATCCGGCGAAGCCGAACGCAATCACTGGTCGAATCTTGAACGGCTTCGAGCTGAAAGAGATGAGGTAAAATTCGTCGTTTCGGATCTCGACGATTGGGAATTTGCGAAGGAAATGATCGCGAAATACGATCTCGTAAGCAAAACCAAGGAGATTCTGATCTCGCCGGTTCACGGTATAGATATGCGGCCACTCGCCGAAGCCGTTGCGGCGAGCGGATTACGGGTTCGATTTAATTTGCAGCTTCATAAATACGTTTGGGGACCCGATATTCACGGAGTTTAGTGTTGCCGCTTTCGCGGAACTTCGAGTAGTTCGGTCGAATGTTCGGTAACGCTTGCGGGCGTGAAAATGCTGTCTTCGAGCAGTTTGTTGGTGGTGACCTTTTCGATCTCGCCTTCATTGTCGGGAAATGGAAGGCGCGGGTTGAGTTTGTCGAAATTGACAAACTGCTTATAGTTAAAACAATAGACAGAGAACAGCCCGAAAAGCAGCAGGGCCGCAAAAGCTGCGTAAAACAGCACATCGGGGCCAAAAAGAATGACCTTGTATTGAAACGCTTTAACGATCAGCATCGAAAGGCCGACGATCGCCGCGATCGAAAGCGAGAAGACACCGACGATCTCAAACGCGCGTATGCGCCGTGCTATTTTCGCGTACTCTTCGGACGGGAATTGTTCGGCCACATTTTTCGCGATAGCGTCGAGCTTTAGTCCGCAGCGGCGGCAGAAGCTGTGATCATCGGCATTCGGAGCTGCACAGTTTGGGCAAAACATCTCGGCGCATTATACGCTTTTCCGTGAAAGTGAGTTCCTTGTTTAGAAATTTATGATAGCGATCTGTCTCATCTCAGGTGGAATGGATTCGTGCGTTACGGCTGCTATTGCCGCCAGAGAATCGGACGAACTCGCCTTTTTGCACATTTCATACGGCCAGCGGACCGAGGCTCGCGAGCGAAAGGCATTCAATGATATCGCCGCTCATTACGGCGTCGAAAAACGCCTCGACATCTCGATCGAGCATCTTGCCAAGATCGGCGGCTCTTCTCTGACCGATGCGTCGATCGCTGTTTCCGAAGCCGACCTTTCATCGCAAGAAATCCCAACCAGCTACGTTCCTTTTCGTAACGCCAACATGCTCGCGATCGCCGTGAGCTGGGCGGAGGTTTTGGGAGCGTCGGCGATCTATATTGGAGCGGTCGCCGAAGATTCGAGCGGTTATCCGGATTGCCGGCCAGAATTTTACGCGGCTTTTCAGCAAACGATAGACACGGGAACGAAACCCGATACACATATTCAGATCCGAACACCGATCATAGAGCTTTCAAAGGCCGAG includes:
- a CDS encoding aminopeptidase P N-terminal domain-containing protein, translating into MRNQLKRFIEQMDENSIAIIPAAHEVTRSYDTEFKFHQDPDFRYLTGFPEPDAIAVINPNAKKPFTLYVRPRDPLMETWYGRRQGVEGAVKNYGADKAFSIEKFPADLGKILDGHDVLYYRFAVDSKLDQAILGYLTEQRVRRLKTAYPPHTIKDPTIITGEMRLHKDKEEIALMQKAADIAAEAHVLAMKKVKPGMNEGQVESFMEAYMKDRGASGVAYNSIIGGGDNATILHYVENNMPLKDGDLILIDAGAQYEGYASDITRTFPVNGKFTKAQREVYDVVLDVQRKCIDFTVVGNTHQKRQEYSIELLTEGMKQLGLLKGKTQDLIKKKAYLKYYMHGVGHWLGLDVHDAGRYYIDQQASQSRPYAPGMALTVEPGLYIPPDDKSAPAKYRGIGVRIEDDVVVTETGNINLTAGVTKDPDEIEAIMAKARK
- a CDS encoding radical SAM protein; this encodes MPPSEQQLRITEIFLSIQGESSHAGRPCSFVRLTGCPMRCVWCDSEYTFTGGEKMSFDEIFAKLDEFGCKLVEVTGGEPLAQKNVFPFITELCDRGYEVLIETGGFVSTENVDERAKIILDIKCPTSGEAERNHWSNLERLRAERDEVKFVVSDLDDWEFAKEMIAKYDLVSKTKEILISPVHGIDMRPLAEAVAASGLRVRFNLQLHKYVWGPDIHGV
- a CDS encoding zinc ribbon domain-containing protein, which produces MFCPNCAAPNADDHSFCRRCGLKLDAIAKNVAEQFPSEEYAKIARRIRAFEIVGVFSLSIAAIVGLSMLIVKAFQYKVILFGPDVLFYAAFAALLLFGLFSVYCFNYKQFVNFDKLNPRLPFPDNEGEIEKVTTNKLLEDSIFTPASVTEHSTELLEVPRKRQH
- the queC gene encoding 7-cyano-7-deazaguanine synthase QueC, with the protein product MIAICLISGGMDSCVTAAIAARESDELAFLHISYGQRTEARERKAFNDIAAHYGVEKRLDISIEHLAKIGGSSLTDASIAVSEADLSSQEIPTSYVPFRNANMLAIAVSWAEVLGASAIYIGAVAEDSSGYPDCRPEFYAAFQQTIDTGTKPDTHIQIRTPIIELSKAEIVKKGLELSAPLELSWSCYRNEIDACGTCDSCALRLRGFEMAGLLDPINYV